The Cupriavidus necator DNA window GCGGTGCCGCCCACCACCAGCATGCCCGCGCCGATCAGCACCAGCTGCGCGTGGCCCGCGGGCAGCCGGAACGCCGTCATCAGCAAGACGCAGCAAATCACGCTGTAGGCGATGGCCATCTGCCATTTGCGCGCGGGCACGCGCCGCGCCACGCGGTCGGTCAGCGCACCGCAGGCCACCATGCCTACGCCGGCCATCAGCACCAGCATTGCCGCGGCCACGCCGGCGCGCCCGGTCGCCATGCCGTAGTCGCGCGACAGGAAGCTGGGCAGCCAGCCCAGCAGCGCCGCCATCACCAGCAGCTGCAGCGCACTTCCCGCGCAGGCGCAGAGCATGGAAGGCACCGTCAGCAGCTCGCGTACGATCCGGCGCGGCTCCAGTTGCCGGGCCGAGGCCGCGGCGTCGCCGTTGGCCGCGCCCACGCGTTGCTGGAGCCCGCGCAGCCGATGCTCGCTGATCGTCAGGTAGTAGAGCGCCACCATCACCAGGCCGAAGCCGGCGATCCCGGCAAAGGCGATGCGCCAGCCAAAATGGGCCGACAGAACGCCGCCCAGCCCCATGCCAAGCACCGAGCCGAACGCGCCGCCGGCAATGAATGCCGCGCTGAGGCTGGCGCGCAGATGGCGCGGGAACACCGACACCACCACCGCGATACCCACGCTGCCATAGGCCGCCTCGCCGATGCCGACGCAAAGCCGCGCCAGGAACATCTGGCCGAAGCTGTCCGCCACCGCGCAGCCCAGCGTGGCCAGGCTCCACAGCGCCGCCATCAGGATCAGGCTGCGCACGCGTCCCCAGCGGTCGGCCAGCAGCGACAGCGGAATCGCGAGCACGCCCACCATCAGCGCCACCACGCCGCCGAGCGCGCCCAGCTCTGTATCACCGAGCTGCCATTCGGCCTTCAGCAGCGGAAACACCGCGTTGAGCACCTGGCGCGACATATAGTCCGACAGCAGCAGCGCGAACGTCAGCGCAAAGACGAGCCACGCATAGCGCGCTCCGGCAACAGCCGGCAGGGCCGGCGTGGCCGGCTCTGCGGCAAGGGCAAGGCGAGGTCTGGACATGGGCGTCTCCGGAAGCAGACCGGCGGTCTTCGCGCCGCCGTGCGTTCACAGCCCGCCCCCGAAGGGCGACGAGCGCAAGCAGTATCTGGCGATCGGGACCGCGCGGTTTGATATTCCGGGACGTACGTTTGACATTCCGGGACAGCTGGGGAAAACGCCGAGACGAAAAAAAACCGGCACCCGAAGGTGCCGGTTTCTGGCTGGCCCGCCGTCAGGCGAGGCGCGGCGACGCTCAGTCTTCCAGCTTCGGCAGCGAGGCACTGACCTTGGTCGACAGCAGGCCGCTCTTGGCATACGTCTGCAGCTTCTCGCGCGTGTCGACGATATCCAGCGTGCGCATGGTCAGCTGGCCGATACGGTCCAGCGGCGTGAACATCGACTCGCCCTTTTCCATGGTCAGCCGTTCCGGCTTGTAGGTCAGATTGGGCGAGGTGGTGTTCAGGATCGAGTAGTCGTTGCCGCGGCGCAATTCGATGGTGACTTCGCCGGTGATGG harbors:
- a CDS encoding MFS transporter, which translates into the protein MSRPRLALAAEPATPALPAVAGARYAWLVFALTFALLLSDYMSRQVLNAVFPLLKAEWQLGDTELGALGGVVALMVGVLAIPLSLLADRWGRVRSLILMAALWSLATLGCAVADSFGQMFLARLCVGIGEAAYGSVGIAVVVSVFPRHLRASLSAAFIAGGAFGSVLGMGLGGVLSAHFGWRIAFAGIAGFGLVMVALYYLTISEHRLRGLQQRVGAANGDAAASARQLEPRRIVRELLTVPSMLCACAGSALQLLVMAALLGWLPSFLSRDYGMATGRAGVAAAMLVLMAGVGMVACGALTDRVARRVPARKWQMAIAYSVICCVLLMTAFRLPAGHAQLVLIGAGMLVVGGTAGPASAMVANLTRPAIHATAFATLTLINNLLGLAPGPFLTGVLADHIGLTGALQWIPLAGAAAALLFCLGRRHYAADLRRLDGHAVPHVIPA